The Panicum virgatum strain AP13 chromosome 3N, P.virgatum_v5, whole genome shotgun sequence genome includes the window GGCCACCATGCGATTGTGCTACTAGGTGCGCGCTGGTGCTTGAGTGCATGTGGACGAAACTACATCGCCAATTCTTTTTGTGAAATCTTTGGAATCATTTTTCTCTAGTTTGatcttttaagggggtaggccctAGACAAATAACGACGCGAATGGGTTGTTTTAGGTTTGAGTTTCTGGGTTAGTAGTACACTAACTGGCATGGCATCATGTGCATCCTGCATCATACAAGTTAATTAACAAATAATATCGAGCAAGAATATTATTGAGAAAAACTTGTCTTGATGCCCTTTCTTTTCAGTTTCCTTGAGTTCCTGAAAACTCACCTGGATgtcttttctatctagattcaccaTCAAATGGAGAATTTGATTCTTCTCAGAAATCTCCCTGATTCATATTCGTTGAGAAGCTTAGAACCTCTATTCTTTAAAAATCCTACTTTCTGTTAGTATGAGAATAATCAACCGGACCTTTTCAGCCaactttgatggtgattgtgtccACATATATTATCCACAGACACTTACGGCAAAAGCTGAAGCCCTGAAGctttttagtgtggaaaaacaattgattagctCACCCCGTGTTACAGTTAATCTCCAGTTAGGTAATGCCAGTATAGTTGCTATAAAACTTATGTCTTCCAGAACCATATCGAGCAAGGAATTAGCAAATCAGCTGGCAATATTTATACCATTAAAATCAGCTATATTGATTAATCTAGAAACTAGCACCACATCGGCCGATCCTTGTCCCTGAGTTTATCGATTGTTCTCCTTTACTGCATCTCcctttaaatctcgggacgagatttctttaagggggtaggattgtaacatcCCTCAATTAGGAGTGCTAAACATGATTTGAAGATTCAAACTTGGTCAAAAATATCAAGCCCACGTGTAGCTTGCTCCCTCTCCCGTGCGTGCTCACCGTGGCCAATTTGGCCACGGCGCCGCTCGCGCACGCCACAACGACGCGTCGCACGAAGCTTCTCCCCTGCTCACGCGAGAGCCGAGCCCTAGCCCTTTTCCCCTGCTGCCCAGAGCGCGCCTCGTCGcccgccatggctgccgccggCCTTGCACGCCGTGCTCCCACCTCCGGCCTTCCTCCACCCAAGCCGGCCACCGAaatagcttctccacctcctactGATTCTCCACGGCCCAACCCCGCTTGCCCAGccacgccggaacgccgccgcagcggcacagtaccactgccggccgccgcccgccatggaaCCGCCACCACGGACCACCTCCTCGCGCTCCAAGGCCACCTACAGGTCCGCGCCGATCTCCTCtcgctcctccacccctccctcgccgccggccagcccTCCCATGGCCGGAATCACCGTTTCCCTTtcacccctcccctgtttttcgCGACCAGGGACTCCAGACAGCAATAAAAAGAATCCCAGGGTGTTTTCTGCGAAGTCcatgactcagatgaatagtgctttaaggacttctttgtaatttctagctgtaaactttgaaattcaatatcaattcgtagaaaattcataaaatagaaaatcttgttgttttggaatcctcttgaagagatctatgcagtagaaccataatatggtaggtgttagttgcaagtttttgctgtagaattggatttgtgttactagtgcataaatattggttgattttatctttttcttaactactgtttGAAGCTAGGTattgcagtgaaacttttatggtagtttgttcttataacactagtattgctataaaaatttcatgattagttctttggtgtagctatttatttgatttaatccttgtttagtagactttaattatggtaaatagtttctgttcgtaataaatcatgaaaatatttctgcatgttctttttgagtagcttagcttgtccaggaagtttgagcctcagttcatgacaagaacaggagctaaaaatgaatcttgctaatctactatctgttttgtttattttctcataattaattcagtatagataaaatcatgaaaaattcacagtcgctagttcatttctgtgtcaacctcctgttaaattttgagcttctgttttgatctAGTTTGacttgtataattcaatcttgttctaggagttgtctgaatgaatgaattgttcggATTAAATGGGTGCATGAAATGAAATGATTTTTACAGAGTAGATTGCTCTTTGTACCTTTTGTTTAGAATATTTTTTACTGAAATTGTTTTTGTTTATGTactgagttatttaattattagcaAGCCATGACCTGCATGTTATAGGAATCAACTACTGCTTGTTTGTGCAGTTAATgaacttcttttgtgccgttgatcatgatgccatgggtagttagaaatgtagttaactactatataaacgattgcccatgtgatatgattgttgctacttgttagactacaactttatcgtgaaggaaaaataatagcatctatattgttgagcaactcagaactgtgcattcatacatatgcattgctgcatttcatttaggtacgatagatgaaccacgtgagggatgtgacattgaagccgaaccagaagacggtgaatggtggatacatcttgaagatggatggatggatcccgatgtgcatgaccgaagAAAGATGCTCACCGAGCAGTTGTTctttaactaacactgacctagtgttattcccaggcaagccccggtgcacatccgtttatttcaaactatgacacctatattatgtttctattacttgtgcattaggttcaggaattatttgaaaccctaattgcatgatctctaggtctcctcgagttatactagtatgtagaggacgatagaaatgctatgcttaatagaactcggtagaagacgagtgatttcgggtcactcgcgagatataggatatctcgttattttgagtatatggaatattggaataggttggataaggaaaagaaaatggagaccgggcggggaaagattagccccgcctgtgtcggttaaggaccgttcgttgcctggccctgtgatcgagtttgaattgtactaaccgcatgccgggagtaggaggtagtcgaaaccggtaatccgagtactgccttgtttcgaaagtacagaacttcatcaccaccccttagggcgagtcgggtagtcgcggagaattgggatgcatatgtttacttttggtggtctctcgttgagcccggctgactatatgtaggtggggcggttctgtagttcgaggcggggaggggaatggttggtttgtattgtccgacggggcaaatacgggccgtgttggttaggtccaccttgcaaggttaaatcggatcgattcgccgtgtctcgcggttatgagggccttggtctctttgtcacaccgtagcaaatgAGATAGGATATTAGAAACATTAAATGGATACTATTCTGAATCTTAATTTGTATGTCCCAACTTGAGTGTTTAGACAGGCAAACATTAGTAAGAGTTTATCTATTTAAAATATGCGGCTAAAACATGgaaagtaaggatacacctctagttgctgttctgcaaaacaaaccactGACCAaaggccgtgcatgtctagatatgtgggctaagttatacccactggtcgggtaagtcttgctgagtattagtatactcagggtttgttgtttaccctatttcaggtatagaagctaaccaggattcgcatcagtgggctcgatgtgacgtcctcgcGTGTTCATAATTATCGTattgttttattggttctcaatcaaatttcttcctctcaggtcatattctcttctgctgctgtcatttattttatataaattctaaatttaaagctattttgtaaatatttatgttattatctattgttgtgaaattatattatgctggtaccgtctgtgcttgccgtcgcgcgagacttctggtgtgtttcgatcggcctgtgggttggaaacaggctgtcaggttacacttaattaagctaatgcgcctgatgcgttcaaatgatggccattacgcttaattaagccgtttaacttggcggttctgtcacaggcTCCCCTTGTCTGCGTGGGGGTAGGGGGGCTcgagctcccccccccccccccccagccccCACGGTGCATCATCCCATGAACTCTTACCCAAACTAGGATGCTTAGGTGTGTATACTTTCCCACGCGCCTGTTGGTGTTGATAATGTAATTCCTACAGTGAGGAAGTACTCTCATGAATTCTTCCAATCTCGCAGGAAAAACACTTTTCATCTTGGACTTGATAGAATCCAATGTCTGGAGAGCTTGATGTGCATCACCTGACAGCTGTAGTATCTCTGATTCTGCTCGGATCAGAAGCAGCTTCATAAAATTGAAATTGCGTCAGTATTCAGCTCCACaaaaatgtaaaataaataattttttttagggtAATGTAAAATAAATACATGTACATTACGTATATAAGATTATGTATTcacacaagcaagcaaaatTAAGGCTAACGTTTGgagtttttattggcccaaatGGATCTGATTTCATTCACCAAGGCCCAAAGGGCAGTCTTACATATATATAGAGACCAAGACACCTCTTTAACCCAGACCTACCTACATGGACACAGGAGTCCAGAAAATCCTCCATGTGATCCCAGCGAAGAAAATGCGTTGCATATGAATGAAGCTTTCGTCCTCTCGAGAGAGCTTCTTAGGCTTATAGGCTCCTACCACTAGCCCTGTTTGGCTTAgatcttgtttagatgcaaaattcaaaattccaaaactatcttgcggcacatgcatggaatattaaatctagataaaataaaaaattaattacatagtttgcttgtaaattatgaGACGAAAGCCTAATTGGACcatgattagacaataaattgcaacagtaaacatgtgctaatgacgaattaattatttttaataaatttgtctcgtagtttatagatgagttatgtaattagttttgtgattaatctatgtttagtactttaaatgtgctaaaattctatttcaaaaactttacacatggcatctaaacaagaccttagAGCTTTTGTTGTTCTTCTACAACTCCCCATTTTATATCCTCCTATTCCTTTGTCACTTCTTtgctgcaaaaagaaaaaaaatcaaccaGCACTGTTACATAGATGAAGACCAAAGGAATGCACAAGAAACTTGTTCATGTGATTTAGGCAAAGTGCAGAAAGGCTTGAACCATTTACTTGCCCTGTATAAGATGAGCAAGTCCGAACTCTGTAAACGTGCAGTCCCTTGCCCCGAGTAATTACAACCTTTACTTCACATAAACGTTTGAGTTTTGACCAACAGTTATATTTATGATCAGGCAAACTTAGTTCCTTCCTTCTTTAGATATACAATTACAATTATACCATTTCATTTGACGAGTAGAGATATGCCTAATACATATTGATGGCATATGTTCAAAGTTGATCAATGTATCACAATAAGTGCAATTAACTCCAGTTCTGTATGAATAATCGACCTCCTATAGGCTTCCTATTGTTAGAATTTTGGGCTAGGTCCATTGacaaattcagaaatttctaataaatctcaaaggcccatatATGTGCACGAGGGAGGTTGTGGTGCAACCTATAGTTCCACCTTGCTTGTGAAAGGTGAGAATAGCTAACTTAAATAGCGAGACTATACTCACATCTCCAAGCTATGTGTGTTGGAGAGAAAGGGAGCTCCACTTGCGCGCTAGCCCCGCTCGGCGGTGCGGGGCGTGGCGAAATACGCAGGCGTTTGCCGAAATCCGGGCTCCTCGCCTTGCGGGGGCGCGACTTCCTTTTGCTGTATTTTTTGGTGACTTGTGCTCTAAGTCTGTGAGATATAGAAACCTAAACCGACTTGGATTCCAAGTCTGCGAGATTTGGAAATGCTAATCAAAGGTTGGTTTGGCTTCCCTATATAAATGACCCATCGCCCTTCACCAGAAATAGATCAActcgagttagggttttgcctccttCTTGCTGGCGCGACTTCCTTTTGCTGTTTATTTTTTGGTGACTTGTGCTCTAAGTCTGCGAGATATAGAAACCTAAACCGACTTGGACTCCAAGTCTGCGAGATTTGGAAATCCTAATCAAAGGTCGGTTTATCTTCCCTATATAAATGACCCATCGCCCTTCACTAGAAATAGATCAActcgagttagggttttgcctccttCTTGCTGGCGCGACTTCCTTttgttgtttattttttggTGACTTGTGCTCTAAGTCTGCGAGATATAGAAACCTAAACCGACTTGGACTCCAAGTCTGCGAGATTTGGAAATCCTAATCAAAGGTCGGTTTGGCTTCCCTATATAAATGACCCATCGCCCTTCACCATAAATAGATCAActcgagttagggttttgcctccttCTTGCTGCTGCACCGCCTTCGTAGTCTGCACCATCCCGAGCGCCGACGTGCACCGACGatcgggagagcaggtctctgGAACCTCCGTCCTCGAGATACTGCACCGGcagagggcgaataaggtttttggaaaGTGCCCGACGTGACTGCTCAAAGATCTTCATCACAGCTCGTCCTTCATCCAAGCTAGGCGCCGCGGCGAACCGTCGTCTGCGACACTGGCTGCTGCACTCCGTCAACAACACCATCTTCGTCCGGTCAATTCCATTCGTCTTCCCAAAAGCCAAGGCTTAGTACGTAAACTATTTTTTCCATTCAATTCTTAATCATGTTCTCGAAGTTAATGATCCTGTTATGCATTGCCACTAGTATGATAGAGTTGTTCATGCTAGATCTAGTTATGttcatgatttatttatttcaaaatttaatCATGCAATTGCCTAATATTTCAACACGTATAATCTAATAATCCCAAGAAAGATTGTTCAACCAGTCCCATCCCTGCTTCTAATAATATAATCCATTGCTGGCATTCCACAAGAAGTCTGAACAGAGCCAATTAACTGCTTCTTAGATGACTCAGTTTAGACCCCATTATATTGCCCCAACTCCAATCCACAGGTATCTTAAAGTCTACTAGTATATTATTCTAATTGAATTCACCCATCTACATATACAATCTCTCTAGCATCACAAATGTAAGGTAGACGGTACATACCAGCATCTTCTTTGCcgttttattttcttttgcgACAATTTTTGTGATTTGCTGCCTTCAAAAGAACATAATTTTTTACAAACTATGTCCATGTACACTGTTACCTTTGGTAGAAGTGATTACTATATCCTTAAATTGAAGTATAGTTTATAAAATCATTATTTGATTTTGTAAATTTAACAAACTCTGCATAATCACTAGTAGCCcacattgtgaaaaattatgagcAGTTTGAGATGAATTAAACATTTCACCTTGTAATAAGAATCATGGCTAAGCCTTCAAGTTTTGACTTTCTGCcttacatttttttttaaaaaaaatgatataCAAGCTGTTAGCcatatattattattttgacCCTATAATTGTATATCTCCAGTCCATAACTCTCAGTCCATAGGGGAACAAAACTACAACTATCTGAATAAGGATGCATAAGTGATGCTATGTGATAATGTTCATGTTAACTAATATCATAGTTCGCTTGGATACTGAAAATGGAATGAGAAATACAACTCAGACCAAACGCTGACCTGAGGGGTAATTTCAGAGAACGATGTGCATTCTCCATGCAATTTACAAACAATTGTAACTGGAGGTCCTGACACTGGACATATCAGCTCCATAGAAGCTTTGCCACCAAGTGTCCAAATATCAGGCCTAGGCCAGTGTTTTTTTGTTACAACTGGGAATACATTGATTGAACTACTCCTTCCGAACTGTAGAAGAGTTTGCTCCTGAATTCATACAAGACAGGACAAGCACAAGGAAGCCTTTGGTTTCAATCACCTCTGATAACAGGAACATCAAAACCAGCTACACTCCTTAGGGAGAAGAAGCCAATATTTCTGGAGATAAACCACCAAAGAAGCTGCTGAAAAATTTCCTTCAATCAGTGAAACAAGTAATCAAGGAACAAATGAGACGTATATAGCTCTTCCCAGAAGAGATATATAGCTCTGGATCAACTAGAATGAAGTTCCTTTGCAACTTTGGAGGCAGATTCCTACTAAGGCCTGTAGATGGCAAGCTCCGGTATGTTGGTGGTGAAAAGCATCTGATTCAGATCAGTCAAGGATTATCatgggaagaggaaggactaaTCAGCAAGACAACCAAGCTCACATAGTCAAGTACCATTTCCCAGGATAGCAAGTGAATGTTCTCATCTCTGTTGCCTACGATGATGATGTGCACCATATgatgatgagtgcattgtcctAAAAGAAAGCAAAGAACGGCCAACTATATACCTATTtactgatgaagatgatgagcacCATGTACATTTTGTGGTGGGAACCTCATCAGATAAAGATGGTTTTTGCAACTTGTTGACTGATGAGTAAGTTTTATTGTAGGATGGAACAAGCAGAGGATCCAAGGGAAATGCTTTAGCACAGTATATTGTAATGGGATCAACGAAGATGATTCTTCAAGAGTGTACAGGTTCTAGGTCTTGCTGCAAAGTGGCGTGAGCAGAAGGCTCATGTTGCATGGTTAACTATCCAACGAATTAAGTATCTGCATTCTCGACTTTTAATGCCACGTAATTATAGGTGTCAAAACTAtattccctcctataaatataaatgaTTTGTTACATTACTTCTTTATATTTTCCATCACTGaataaacacaaaaatatatatgatgatCAACTATGCGAGGAAGGCAGCAGGGGCGCATCTCggcttcccccccccccccccaaccccacTAATGATCTCCATATGGTCTTATATATGAATATATCACGAGCTAACCTAACATAAATAGatgcgcggcgttgccgcgcgtCTGTTTTCTAGTTAATTCTAATTTTCTACGGGGAGTTGATTCTCTGAGAGAAATGATTTTCTAGCTTAAAACAATTCTAAAATTCCTTAAGATTAACTTTATAAACAATAGATTTAGTACGAGAAGTGAATAAGAAACTACTTTTTCGAGCTCACGGCTTCTCGAAGCACTGTAGCACTGCGTTTTGTTGATGACACACCTACTACCATAAAACAGCCCTTCATCCTGACGAAGCGGGCCCAATTTCAGAACGGTCCAAAGCTTTGCCCAAGAAGCGGGCTCTCCCACGCAGGGCCCGGCCCACGAATAAATGCGGCCCAAGAAGCATACACGTTCATCATCCACCCGTCCCGACTCACGAGCGAGACGAAAGCGATAAGGAGACGCACTAAGCTGACCGCCGCCTGCTTGCTGCCCACTCTCGCCGGAGAACCATGGCCACGCCGGCGTGTGTGCGGGTAGCTTCTCTGTTCATGGGCGCACCTCTTCGGCCCCCTTGCCAGACTTGCCACGTTATCTCTGCGAGGCGGGGGGTCAGGAGGGCCGGGCTGGCAgtctcggcggcggccgcggccggcggtgggtcGCCGCCCACCGTGCtcgtcaccggcgccggcggccgaacAGGTAGCTGTTCCTTCAATTCCCCACTCATATGCCGTTCCTTTTGGATTGCAATGTACTAAACAGAATTGGACACTGCACATTGCCTTTTGGATTTGtaatgtggcaaagagatttcTTGGGATCAAATCCATTCTTGTGTTTATGTGCTCGTAACCTGATTCATCTCCCCGACTGCATCCCCTCAAATCCTCTCGCTGATAATCCAGGCCAAGTTGTGTACAAGAAGCTCAAGGAGAGGGCGGGCCAGTTTGTGGGACGAGGGCTGGTCAGGACCCAAGAGAGCAAAGCCAAGATCGGAGGTGCTGACGACGTGTTCATCGGCGACATAAGGGATCCCGAGAGCATTGCTTCTGCGATTGAGGGCATCGACGCGCTCATCATCCTCACCAGCGCGGTGCCCAAGATGAAGCCGGGGTTTGATCCTAGCAAAGGAGGGCGCCCCGAGTTTTACTTCGAAGAAGGGAGTTATCCTGAGCAGGTAACTGAACTGAAATCGTTTGTATCTCCCCACAAAATGGAAATCATTTATATCTCGCTCGCATTAGCCTTGCCAGCTTGTGAATCTCTTTGAAGTTAACGAGTTGCATTGTTTGTCACTGGTTGAAGGTGGATTGGATTGGCCAAAAAAATCAAATAGATGCTGGTAAATGTTTCCCCTCATCTCGCATACACGTTCTTTAAAGTTTCAGTTGGCATGCCACCTCTCtttttatgctaatcttttgGATACTGATTTCAAAATGACTGTTGGTGAACATAATTGTTCTTTGTGTCTCTcaactcctctctctcttttttttatctcGTATTCATGCAGCCAAGAACACTGGTGTAAAGCACATAGTTTTGGTTGGATCCATGGGCGGAACAGACATCAATCACCCATTAAACAAGTTAGGAAATGGGAATATACTGGTACATAGCATATCCATGGCTTTTCTTCTTTTATGTTCTGCTCTACCTTTGTGTGTCCATGTGTATGTATCTTGTGCATGGGAATAtcatctgcattattgcattgTTTGAGAACTTCCAACTAATTTTCTACTGAACTTGTAGGTGTGGAAGCGCAAGGCAGAACAGTACCTGGCCGACTCTGGTCTGCCATATACAATTATAAGGTTGTGTACCATACAGAGACTTGTTAAGGCTAGTATAAGGCTATATGTCCGTGTTGATAATATAAACCTGTCCTTTTTCCTTGCAGGGCTGGAGGTTTACAAGACAAAGATGGTGGCTTGCGAGAGTTGATTGTTGGGAAGGATGATGAGATCCTGAAAACAGAAACAAAAAGTATTACCAGGGCAGATGTTGCAGAAGTTTGCCTACAGGTTAGCTTTGTACAACAAAAGACACATGCCTGTAGATCAATGCTTTTCCCCAATACCAAATGTGAAGCTGCAGCTTGCTGCAGTTACTATTTACTATGTATATAATGCATTGCATGTGTTGATATCACTCCCCATGGAGCTCTTATTGGTAAGTGCTAACTCTATTGTCTGATCAATCTGTGGCTTTTCCATGCCAGGCCTTGCTATTTGAAGAGGCAAAGTTTAAGGCATTTGATCTGGCATCAAAACCTGAAAGCGAAGGGACGCCAACTACGGACTTTAGGGCCCTTTTTGCACAAGTTAATAGTCGCTTCTAAGAAGATAAGATT containing:
- the LOC120663995 gene encoding uncharacterized protein At5g02240-like; translated protein: MATPACVRVASLFMGAPLRPPCQTCHVISARRGVRRAGLAVSAAAAAGGGSPPTVLVTGAGGRTGQVVYKKLKERAGQFVGRGLVRTQESKAKIGGADDVFIGDIRDPESIASAIEGIDALIILTSAVPKMKPGFDPSKGGRPEFYFEEGSYPEQVDWIGQKNQIDAAKNTGVKHIVLVGSMGGTDINHPLNKLGNGNILVWKRKAEQYLADSGLPYTIIRAGGLQDKDGGLRELIVGKDDEILKTETKSITRADVAEVCLQALLFEEAKFKAFDLASKPESEGTPTTDFRALFAQVNSRF